One genomic window of Nicotiana sylvestris chromosome 10, ASM39365v2, whole genome shotgun sequence includes the following:
- the LOC138879985 gene encoding uncharacterized protein codes for MERISYARILIGMDVTVPLPETIKVQDPTERNFSQKMEYIWKPEYCGKCLMIGHNCNEIRQQKNVKTTRINVQKKVWQIKGAAGQMQEKEKEKETAINTKNQTVAGNNEGWKEVKGKSAAKPTHATPEGRMSITNGFNILNKQTEHEQQSDQGRIVERGQCSRSSVQCYFTAVYGLHTVEDKKVLWQELEGIQNGIDGAWIAMGDYNAVLGVDDRKSDNPVQEVEIRDFRDFMLNNDMNELKYIGRKFTWTNSHVWSKIDRAIINAEWMTIMKQLEVVVMEPFISDHTPLCLYYEEKSKDSPKPYRFYNYVVEHPELQKVVEKAWNTSNKWQGMERVWQKLKVVKQELKKMHTEEFKKVRDTVQTIRKQLQETQEKMQDSNHQTDLFNTEKKLRGNLEKWGMREESIMRQKSRTKWLKLGDSNSA; via the exons ATGGAAAGGATATCGTATGCCAGAATTTTAATTGGAATGGATGTAACAGTACCACTACCAGAAACTATAAAGGTGCAGGATCCAACTGAAAGGAATTTTAGTCAAAAAATGGAGTACATATGGAAGCCAGAATACTGTGGAAAATGTTTGATGATTGGTCATAATTGTAATGAAATAAGGCAACAAAAAAATGTTAAAACAACAAGGATCAATGTGCAGAAGAAAGTATGGCAAATAAAAGGGGCAGCAGGGCAAATGCaggaaaaagagaaagagaaagagacaGCAATCAATACTAAAAACCAAACAGTAGCAGGAAACAATGAAGGATGGAAGGAAGTTAAAGGAAAATCAGCAGCTAAGCCAACACATGCAACACCTGAAGGAAGGATGAGTATAACAAATGGCTTTAATATTCTCAACAAGCAGACTGAACATGAACAACAATCTGATCAAGGCAGAATAGTGGAGAGAGGCCAGTGTAGCAGGA GCAGTGTTCAATGTTATTTTACAGCAGTTTATGGTCTTCATACTGTTGAAGATAAGAAAGTATTATGGCAGGAACTAGAAGGAATCCAGAATGGAATTGATGGGGCTTGGATAGCAATGGGGGATTATAATGCAGTGTTGGGAGTTGATGACAGAAAAAGTGATAATCCAGTACAAGAAGTGGAAATAAGGGACTTTAGGGATTTCATGTTAAACAATGACATGAATgaattaaaatatatagggaggAAATTCACATGGACAAATAGCCATGTGTGGAGTAAAATAGATAGAGCTATTATCAATGCAGAATGGATGACAATAATGAAGCAATTGGAAGTGGTGGTGATGGAACCATTCATATCTGATCATACTCCTCTGTGTCTATACTATGAGGAAAAAAGTAAGGATAGTCCAAAGCCATATAGATTCTACAATTATGTTGTTGAGCATCCAGAGCTCCAAAAAGTGGTGGAAAAGGCATGGAATACATCTAATAAATGGCAAGGAATGGAAAGAGTGTGGCAGAAACTTAAAGTAGTCAAGCAAGAACTGAAGAAGATGCATACAGAAGAGTTCAAAAAGGTTAGAGACACAGTTCAAACAATTAGAAAGCAGCTGCAGGAGACACAAGAGAAAATGCAGGATTCAAATCATCAAACAGACTTATTTAATACTGAGAAGAAGCTAAGAGGTAACCTGGAGAAATGGGGAATGAGAGAGGAGAGCATTATGAGACAGAAATCAAGAACAAAATGGTTGAAGCTTGGGGATTCTAATAGTGCCTAA
- the LOC104234096 gene encoding uncharacterized protein has product MLSLGNFPRQTQCCATFSNSPISQILPLYSKIPQTHLFFPSNTVTHLSIRSLPWQKRTGVCIFAIRSEEKSGNNVVEMENLDDDECDDDVDDLLVDEDDDVEGDDDDEDEVIIPLRNMKKWLENKPSGFGVDKVYDTAVEDKLMEEIEQSKKAQLANINKLKNNPVKANSKEVQHDKDVQDGLRVRLVNLPKKMNIDKDLRVAFKGVPGIANIVPVVTGNKKTRNPICKGLAYIDFKSKDEAQRFVKMFSGQSISFGKIEKKIKCEMINLGSPKSAAIKSVDEIKYAPEQEIPDLQGDLDDDFDTNFLSSDSEENLPTDHDVVEMEDLSARTNDYTENSEIFSAESTSGDEQDVREESDFSEQEKKVQAKEKKKKPKQKKDKVPKLNIPGSARKLKIKEKALLTGVISKYAQKNTVATVKEQS; this is encoded by the exons ATGCTTAGCCTGGGAAATTTTCCTAGGCAAACCCAATGTTGTGCTACCTTTAGTAACAGCCCAATTTCACAAATTCTTCCTCTTTATTCCAAGATTCCTCAAACCCACTTGTTTTTTCCCTCAAATACAGTGACCCATTTAAGCATTCGTTCTCTTCCGTGGCAAAAACGAACTGGGGTGTGCATTTTTGCAATCAGGAGTGAAGAAAAAAGTGGAAATAATGTAGTAGAAATGGAAAatcttgatgatgatgaatgtGATGATGATGTGGATGATCTTTTAGTAGATGAGGATGATGATGTGGAAGGAGATGATGACGATGAAGATGAGGTAATTATTCCATTAAGGAATATGAAGAAGTGGTTAGAAAACAAGCCTAGTGGATTTGGAGTAGATAAAGTGTATGATACTGCAGTTGAGGATAAGTTGATGGAAGAAATTGAGCAGAGTAAAAAAGCTCAGCTTGCTAATATTAATAAGCTCAAGAACAATCCGGTTAAAGCTAATTCTAAAGAGGTTCAGCACGATAAAG ATGTTCAGGATGGATTACGTGTGCGCTTGGTCAATCTTCCTAAGAAAATGAACATTGATAAAGATCTACGAGTGGCTTTCAAAGGAGTTCCTGGAATAGCTAACATAGTCCCTGTTGTGACGGGGAACAAGAAGACCAGGAATCCTATTTGCAAAGGCCTCGCTTATATTGACTTCAAGTCCAAAGATGAAGCACAAAG GTTTGTGAAAATGTTTTCTGGACAAAGTATAAGTTTTGGTAAGATTGAGAAGAAAATAAAGTGTGAGATGATAAATCTCGGATCACCCAAGTCCGCAGCTATAAAGTCAGTTGATGAAATTAAGTATGCTCCTGAACAAGAAATACCTGATCTGCAAGGAGACCTCGATGATGATTTTGATACAAATTTCCTTTCCTCGGATTCAGAGGAAAACCTTCCCACTGACCATGATGTTGTAGAGATGGAGGATTTATCAGCACGTACAAATGATTATAcagaaaattcagaaattttctCTGCAGAGTCCACTTCGGGTGATGAGCAAGATGTTAGAGAAGAGTCTGATTTCTcagaacaagaaaagaaagtccaagcaaaagagaagaagaaaaagcctAAGCAAAAGAAAGATAAGGTCCCAAAATTGAATATTCCAGGATCTGCGCGCAA GTTGAAAATCAAGGAGAAAGCTCTACTTACTGGTGTTATATCCAAATATGCACAAAAAAATACTGTTGCGACTGTGAAAGAACAAAGCTAA
- the LOC104234087 gene encoding uncharacterized protein gives MAPKFETHSSPTTAGTQFSDPSNDYSIDPLFHTLRILPFSFLRPPKLRLKIPTVTLPSAMTVYSLILLTYFMVVSGIVYDVIVEPPGIGSTQDRFTGAVKPVVFLPGRVNGQYIIEGLSSGFMFVLGGVGIVMLDLATDKNRDKSVKVSFASAGVVFVVMAYVMSMLFIRIKIPAYLR, from the coding sequence ATGGCACCAAAATTCGAAACACACTCCTCACCAACCACCGCAGGAACCCAATTTTCCGATCCATCCAATGACTACTCAATCGACCCACTTTTCCACACCCTCCGTATCCTCCCATTCTCCTTCCTCCGCCCACCAAAGCTCCGCCTAAAAATCCCAACCGTCACCCTTCCCTCCGCCATGACAGTTTACAGCCTGATCCTCTTAACCTACTTCATGGTCGTCTCCGGCATTGTTTACGACGTCATTGTTGAACCCCCTGGAATTGGATCAACACAAGACCGGTTCACTGGTGCTGTGAAACCGGTGGTTTTTCTACCCGGTCGAGTTAATGGTCAGTATATTATTGAAGGATTGTCTTCTGGGTTCATGTTTGTACTTGGTGGTGTTGGGATTGTGATGTTGGATTTGGCAACTGATAAGAACAGAGATAAGAGTGTTAAGGTTTCGTTTGCTTCAGCTGGGGTTGTGTTTGTTGTGATGGCTTATGTTATGAGTATGCTCTTTATCCGTATCAAGATCCCAGCTTATCTTCGCTGA